One window of the Thermococcus sp. P6 genome contains the following:
- a CDS encoding molybdenum cofactor biosynthesis protein MoaE — MKVRITKEAFDLGEALGYLSVPEAGGYVIFLGRVRNENRGRRVKKLVYEAYPEMALGEMERIREEALKRFPILDILIWHRYGELEVGQDTMLIIASGRHRKEAFDACMWAVEEVKHRVPIWKKEVTDEGTFWIEGDRLIPGE, encoded by the coding sequence ATGAAGGTCAGGATAACAAAAGAAGCCTTCGACCTCGGGGAGGCCCTCGGCTACCTGTCCGTCCCTGAGGCCGGGGGTTACGTCATCTTCCTCGGAAGGGTGAGGAACGAGAACCGCGGCAGGAGGGTGAAGAAGCTCGTTTACGAGGCCTATCCGGAGATGGCCCTTGGGGAGATGGAGAGGATCAGGGAGGAAGCTTTGAAGCGCTTTCCAATCCTCGATATTCTGATATGGCACCGTTACGGGGAGCTTGAGGTCGGTCAGGACACCATGCTGATAATCGCGAGCGGAAGGCACAGGAAGGAAGCCTTCGATGCCTGCATGTGGGCCGTGGAAGAGGTGAAGCATCGTGTCCCCATCTGGAAGAAGGAGGTTACGGACGAGGGGACCTTCTGGATCGAGGGGGATCGTCTGATTCCCGGGGAGTGA
- a CDS encoding ThiF family adenylyltransferase, protein MVRFERYDRQIMIFGVEGQKRLAGSKVAVVGVGGLGSPVAYYLTAAGVGTILLIDEQKPELSNLNRQILHWEEDLGRNPKPLSAKWKLERFNSDVKIETFVGRLARENVHRVLNGVDVVVDCLDNFETRFLLDDYVQEAGIPLVHGAVEGTFGQVTTIVPGKTLSLRGIFPNVREKKGKFPILGPTAGVIGSIQAMEVIKLLTGIGEPLLNRLLIVDLAHNSFDVVELG, encoded by the coding sequence ATGGTAAGGTTTGAGAGGTACGACAGGCAGATCATGATCTTCGGTGTCGAGGGCCAGAAGAGGCTGGCCGGCTCAAAGGTCGCCGTTGTCGGCGTCGGCGGTCTCGGGAGCCCCGTGGCTTACTACCTCACGGCCGCGGGCGTCGGGACGATACTCCTGATCGATGAGCAGAAGCCCGAGCTGAGCAACCTGAACAGGCAGATACTCCACTGGGAGGAGGATCTGGGAAGGAATCCCAAGCCCCTGTCTGCTAAATGGAAGCTTGAGAGGTTCAATTCGGACGTTAAAATCGAGACCTTCGTCGGGAGATTAGCCCGGGAGAACGTCCACCGCGTGCTCAACGGCGTCGACGTCGTCGTTGACTGCCTCGATAACTTCGAGACGAGGTTCCTGCTGGATGACTACGTTCAGGAAGCGGGCATACCCCTCGTTCACGGGGCCGTCGAGGGAACCTTCGGTCAGGTCACCACGATCGTTCCCGGGAAAACTCTTAGCCTGCGCGGGATATTTCCGAACGTGAGGGAGAAAAAGGGCAAATTTCCGATACTTGGCCCTACAGCAGGGGTCATCGGGTCGATTCAGGCCATGGAGGTGATAAAACTGCTCACCGGGATCGGTGAGCCCCTCTTAAACAGGCTCCTCATAGTTGACCTCGCCCACAACAGCTTTGACGTCGTTGAGCTGGGGTAG
- a CDS encoding ubiquitin-like small modifier protein 1 yields the protein MKIRVRYFARFRSLTGTGEEELEVPDGTTVRELVERLKERHPALREEVFGEDDLADVNVSRNGRYASFDEVLKEGDVVALFPPVSGG from the coding sequence GTGAAGATCCGCGTCCGTTACTTTGCCCGTTTCCGTTCCCTTACCGGCACGGGTGAGGAAGAGCTCGAGGTTCCAGATGGGACGACCGTCCGGGAGCTGGTGGAAAGGCTGAAGGAGAGACATCCAGCGTTGAGGGAGGAGGTCTTTGGCGAGGATGATCTGGCCGATGTGAACGTCTCGCGGAACGGCAGGTACGCTTCCTTCGACGAGGTCTTGAAGGAGGGCGACGTGGTGGCCCTCTTTCCGCCGGTGAGTGGTGGTTGA
- a CDS encoding sodium:solute symporter, giving the protein MEDFYILGRRGSTIVTFLATAATYHSAFAFLTSVAVFSTAGVTFWIAASAWTVLAGIFMYLVGPRIWKIGKARGHMTPADMLSDFYDSKALGVITATVMALFIIAYIVVQAVGLGIILDVASQGHVPYQWASLVLILVAATYLFLGGLRAAYWTDVLQGVWMYLGIFVAAFVIVGKIVPGGFTALMDSVRAVNPKLLTMNWTSQKMLGAILIYGPGLMLLQQLWIKYYIAKDEKILKTSAVGTAIYLSTYYIAAALIGLSAAVANVKGIPGVLSPGFISALKAQYGSADAVAAVMIYKLLNPVLAGFLLAGAAAAAMSTLDSFLGSTSMILVRDIYQKHIKPGASEGHYVLVSRAFMIIWALIGWYFALLKPGLIFNIASIACAGGLQFLPLLLPAIVPTTKRYINRNGAIWGLIVGSFLAAFLSPQIGGKLGLPVLEHPAVAGLVAVIVNTIVALLISAITKASERELKVMEEYKEVLTKA; this is encoded by the coding sequence ATGGAAGACTTTTACATTCTTGGCAGGAGAGGGAGTACAATCGTGACATTTCTCGCAACTGCCGCAACCTACCACAGCGCCTTTGCCTTCCTGACGAGCGTGGCGGTTTTTTCAACGGCAGGAGTTACTTTTTGGATAGCCGCATCTGCCTGGACAGTGCTAGCGGGAATATTCATGTACCTGGTCGGACCAAGGATATGGAAGATAGGAAAAGCAAGGGGGCACATGACACCCGCCGATATGCTGAGCGACTTTTATGATAGCAAAGCCCTCGGAGTGATAACCGCAACCGTCATGGCGCTTTTCATAATTGCATACATAGTAGTCCAGGCCGTTGGCCTTGGAATAATCCTCGATGTTGCAAGCCAGGGACATGTTCCCTACCAATGGGCATCACTGGTCCTTATACTCGTTGCAGCTACCTACCTGTTCCTCGGAGGACTCAGGGCAGCCTACTGGACAGACGTCCTTCAGGGGGTTTGGATGTACCTCGGAATCTTTGTGGCGGCCTTTGTGATAGTTGGCAAAATTGTACCCGGGGGCTTCACGGCCCTAATGGATTCCGTTAGGGCGGTCAATCCAAAACTTTTAACAATGAACTGGACATCCCAAAAGATGCTCGGTGCAATCCTCATATACGGCCCCGGTCTCATGCTCCTCCAGCAACTCTGGATTAAGTATTACATAGCCAAAGACGAAAAAATCCTAAAGACCTCCGCCGTTGGTACTGCGATTTACCTGAGCACCTACTACATTGCAGCAGCGTTGATAGGACTTTCGGCCGCTGTTGCCAACGTTAAAGGGATTCCGGGAGTCCTCAGTCCGGGATTCATATCAGCACTTAAAGCCCAATACGGAAGTGCAGACGCCGTTGCGGCGGTGATGATATACAAGCTCCTCAATCCAGTTCTGGCCGGATTCCTGCTTGCCGGGGCCGCAGCGGCAGCAATGTCAACCCTCGATTCGTTCCTGGGTTCAACTTCCATGATTCTGGTCAGAGATATCTATCAAAAGCACATCAAACCGGGAGCGAGCGAAGGCCATTACGTACTGGTCAGCAGGGCATTCATGATAATCTGGGCCCTTATAGGATGGTACTTTGCCCTTTTAAAGCCCGGCTTAATATTCAACATAGCCTCGATAGCCTGTGCCGGTGGACTGCAATTCCTGCCGCTTCTCCTTCCAGCAATCGTCCCAACCACAAAGAGGTACATAAACAGAAACGGTGCCATATGGGGATTGATAGTTGGAAGCTTCCTTGCAGCGTTCCTCTCACCGCAGATTGGAGGAAAGCTCGGCCTTCCAGTGCTTGAACACCCGGCGGTAGCGGGACTGGTGGCGGTGATAGTTAACACCATAGTCGCACTCCTGATTTCAGCAATCACAAAGGCAAGCGAAAGGGAGCTCAAGGTTATGGAAGAATACAAGGAAGTTCTTACGAAAGCTTAA
- a CDS encoding LamB/YcsF family protein has product MKVDLNSDLGESFGRYRLGMDEEVMRYVTSANVACGWHAGDPLVMRRTVRLAREMKVEVGAHPGYPDLLGFGRRYMDLTREEARNYVLYQIGALYAFAKAEGLTLQHVKPHGALYNALAKDEELARGVLEGIADFERKLIFVGLSNSKPLEIAEEMGLSVAHEVFADRAYNPDGTLVSRRLKGAVIHDKEAIAERVISMVKDGGVKAINGEWVDLKADTVCVHGDNPKALEITAHVRKRLEEEGVKVLPMKDFIR; this is encoded by the coding sequence ATGAAGGTCGATCTGAATTCCGATCTGGGTGAAAGCTTCGGAAGGTACAGGCTCGGCATGGATGAAGAAGTCATGAGGTACGTAACCTCGGCGAACGTTGCCTGTGGCTGGCACGCCGGGGATCCGCTGGTGATGAGGAGAACCGTAAGGCTCGCAAGGGAGATGAAGGTTGAAGTCGGGGCCCATCCCGGCTACCCCGATCTTCTCGGCTTCGGGAGGAGGTACATGGACCTAACGCGGGAGGAGGCGAGGAACTACGTTCTCTACCAGATAGGCGCCCTTTACGCCTTCGCAAAAGCCGAAGGTTTGACCCTGCAGCACGTTAAACCCCATGGGGCCCTTTACAACGCCCTTGCAAAGGATGAAGAGCTCGCGAGGGGCGTTCTTGAAGGAATAGCGGACTTCGAGAGGAAACTCATTTTCGTCGGGCTCTCAAACTCGAAACCCCTCGAGATAGCGGAGGAAATGGGATTGAGTGTTGCCCACGAGGTTTTTGCCGACAGGGCCTACAACCCCGACGGAACCCTCGTCTCAAGGCGCCTGAAGGGGGCGGTTATTCATGACAAAGAGGCCATAGCGGAAAGGGTGATCTCAATGGTTAAAGACGGGGGCGTTAAAGCCATCAACGGCGAGTGGGTGGATCTAAAAGCGGACACCGTCTGCGTCCACGGTGACAATCCAAAGGCCCTCGAGATAACTGCCCACGTAAGAAAACGCCTTGAGGAGGAAGGGGTGAAGGTTCTGCCCATGAAGGACTTCATACGGTGA
- the pxpB gene encoding 5-oxoprolinase subunit PxpB, translating into MFPLFKPAGDSALAVIFGDEIDEGINEKVHAVARAMEKASPEWLIEVVPTYTSLYIYYDPLRISYSEVAGAVGPFLGTKPEKGKRRVVKIPVAYGGDFGPDIGFVAEYNGLSVDEVIEIHSKPLYRVYMLGFLPGFAYLGGMDERIATPRLEKPRLKVPAGSVGIAGKQTGWYAIESPGGWRLIGRTPLKTFDPLKTPPSIVTPGDYVKFVPIGEEEFREIYEGNRGKEDD; encoded by the coding sequence ATGTTCCCCCTTTTCAAGCCGGCCGGGGATTCCGCGCTCGCGGTTATCTTCGGCGATGAAATAGACGAGGGGATAAACGAAAAGGTGCATGCCGTGGCCAGGGCAATGGAAAAGGCATCCCCGGAATGGCTGATCGAGGTAGTTCCCACCTACACGAGCCTCTACATCTACTACGATCCTTTGAGAATCTCCTATTCGGAAGTTGCCGGGGCTGTGGGACCTTTCCTGGGGACAAAGCCTGAGAAGGGTAAGAGAAGGGTTGTGAAGATTCCAGTAGCTTACGGCGGCGACTTCGGGCCGGATATAGGGTTCGTTGCGGAATACAACGGTCTAAGCGTCGATGAAGTTATTGAGATCCACTCGAAGCCCCTCTACAGGGTTTACATGCTCGGCTTCCTTCCGGGTTTTGCATACCTCGGGGGGATGGACGAGAGGATAGCCACACCAAGGCTGGAGAAACCGCGCTTAAAGGTTCCAGCAGGAAGCGTGGGGATAGCCGGGAAACAGACGGGATGGTACGCAATAGAGAGCCCCGGAGGGTGGAGGCTGATAGGAAGAACACCCCTGAAAACCTTCGACCCCCTGAAAACCCCGCCGAGCATCGTAACCCCCGGGGATTACGTTAAGTTCGTTCCCATAGGCGAAGAGGAATTCCGGGAGATCTATGAAGGGAACCGGGGGAAGGAGGATGATTGA
- a CDS encoding biotin-dependent carboxyltransferase family protein, which yields MIELLSVPSLTTVQDSGRRGYQRFGVPVGGVMDEVSARLANYLVGNDDKAPLLEFALKGPTLRFNASAVFAVGGDAEVRLNGVEISPWRSYWAKRGDVLEIGILKSGFYGYVAFAGGIKCEPILGSCSTYLRANFGKALKAGEGLKLGYAILTGKAGKELPEEFIPVYAEESEIRVIPGPQEDHFTKKGIETFLNSTYEVTPESDRMGYRLEGPEIEHSEKGAEVITDAVPPGAVQVPKNGKPIIMLADGQTTGGYPKIGVVARVDIPKVAQTRPGGRLRFKAVSVEEAQERLRKREKIMEAIKGFIRGEMKAYRLKVGERVVAFTKVEKR from the coding sequence ATGATTGAACTCCTGAGCGTTCCATCCCTAACGACCGTTCAGGATTCCGGAAGGAGGGGCTATCAGAGGTTCGGGGTCCCCGTGGGAGGGGTGATGGACGAGGTAAGCGCGAGGCTGGCGAATTACCTGGTCGGAAACGACGATAAAGCCCCCCTGCTGGAGTTTGCTTTAAAGGGACCCACGCTGAGGTTCAACGCCTCGGCCGTCTTTGCTGTTGGTGGGGATGCTGAGGTAAGGCTGAACGGAGTTGAAATAAGCCCCTGGAGGAGTTACTGGGCAAAGAGGGGGGACGTTCTGGAGATAGGCATCTTAAAAAGCGGTTTTTATGGATACGTAGCTTTCGCCGGGGGAATAAAATGCGAGCCGATCCTCGGCAGCTGCTCCACCTATCTAAGGGCAAATTTTGGAAAGGCCCTGAAGGCCGGGGAGGGGCTGAAACTCGGGTATGCTATTCTCACGGGCAAAGCGGGAAAAGAACTCCCGGAGGAGTTCATACCTGTCTATGCGGAGGAGAGTGAGATAAGGGTCATTCCGGGCCCTCAGGAGGACCACTTTACCAAGAAGGGTATTGAAACCTTCCTGAATTCGACCTACGAGGTAACCCCCGAATCCGACAGGATGGGGTACCGTCTTGAGGGGCCCGAGATAGAGCACTCGGAAAAGGGAGCGGAGGTAATCACCGATGCCGTCCCTCCGGGAGCGGTTCAGGTCCCGAAGAACGGTAAACCAATAATAATGCTCGCCGACGGGCAGACGACCGGGGGCTATCCAAAGATCGGGGTTGTTGCGAGGGTTGATATACCAAAGGTTGCCCAGACGAGACCCGGCGGGAGGCTCAGGTTTAAAGCTGTAAGCGTGGAGGAAGCTCAAGAGAGATTGAGGAAGCGGGAAAAGATCATGGAGGCCATAAAGGGGTTTATCCGAGGTGAAATGAAGGCCTACAGGCTGAAGGTTGGGGAGCGGGTGGTGGCCTTTACAAAGGTGGAGAAGAGGTAA
- a CDS encoding CDP-2,3-bis-(O-geranylgeranyl)-sn-glycerol synthase encodes MSSVLWALWYILPAYVANASPVLVGGGEPMDGGRNWRDGRRLLGDGKTWRGFFGGIALGTLTGAVQYVITPDYYGTLKVALLLAFLLSLGALVGDLIGSFIKRRVNLPRGAPALGLDQLGFVISAMVFAYPVKTLPSGGILFLLVVTPFVHWGANYLAYRMGWKSVPW; translated from the coding sequence GTGTCATCGGTGCTGTGGGCTCTATGGTACATCCTTCCGGCTTACGTTGCCAACGCATCCCCGGTTCTCGTCGGCGGTGGAGAACCCATGGACGGCGGCAGAAACTGGCGGGACGGCAGGAGACTCCTTGGTGATGGAAAGACGTGGAGGGGGTTCTTCGGAGGGATCGCGCTGGGCACCCTTACCGGAGCGGTTCAGTACGTTATCACTCCCGATTATTACGGCACCCTGAAGGTAGCTCTCCTTCTCGCCTTCCTGCTCTCCCTCGGTGCCCTTGTGGGCGACCTCATCGGGAGCTTTATCAAGAGGCGTGTGAACCTGCCCCGGGGTGCCCCCGCCTTGGGCCTCGACCAGCTGGGCTTTGTAATAAGCGCCATGGTCTTTGCCTATCCGGTTAAGACCCTCCCCAGCGGTGGGATCCTCTTCCTGCTCGTGGTGACCCCCTTCGTCCACTGGGGGGCGAACTACCTCGCCTACAGGATGGGATGGAAGAGCGTGCCGTGGTGA
- a CDS encoding GbsR/MarR family transcriptional regulator, with product MGVEEARRILMEHFAGTARRFGFKELYGYIYGVLFLAREPMSLGEIAEATGYSLSHVSTALKSMERIGLVVRIKKPGDKKAYYRVIKGLRDWRQAAYYSSIIEDIKQMRRNFERALRELEGDGSEEARAMRGDIELVMRRNALIERIVRFLMEHDDEEVLEKLLKCFGLEEGGRL from the coding sequence ATGGGGGTTGAAGAGGCCCGAAGAATACTCATGGAGCATTTCGCAGGGACGGCGAGGAGGTTTGGCTTCAAAGAACTCTACGGTTACATCTACGGCGTTCTTTTCCTTGCCAGAGAGCCGATGAGTCTGGGCGAGATCGCTGAAGCCACGGGTTACTCCCTGTCCCACGTGAGCACCGCCCTCAAATCCATGGAGCGCATAGGTCTGGTCGTGAGGATCAAGAAGCCCGGCGATAAGAAGGCCTATTACAGGGTAATAAAGGGTCTGAGGGACTGGCGGCAGGCGGCCTATTACTCCAGCATAATTGAAGACATCAAACAGATGAGGAGGAACTTCGAGCGGGCCCTCAGGGAACTCGAGGGGGACGGGAGCGAGGAAGCCCGGGCGATGAGGGGGGACATTGAGCTGGTCATGAGGAGGAACGCGCTCATCGAGAGGATAGTCAGGTTCCTTATGGAGCACGATGATGAGGAGGTCCTCGAGAAGCTTTTGAAGTGCTTCGGACTGGAGGAAGGCGGCAGACTTTAA
- a CDS encoding hydrophobe/amphiphile efflux-3 (HAE3) family transporter gives MDPLKATARIIVRYRVAFVLVAIFLLVLSGYGIQKLRFESDINSMLPENHPAINDYKTFQNEFQGGDSVLIMVKVDSIRPGGVYDIRDPEVIKSIYELEQRLEKREYVTGTVSIADLYVNVLGRLPDSEEEVKFVLEMIPPEERYSLVSRDYTSTIMVVTLSREKNSETLKKVYEGIEEDIESVRFPQNVEVVQTGSIGITYRILQLLQSDLNRTIAIAFILIVALLVYFYRSPVKAAIPLIPLVFGVVMTLGFMGLMGIPLDMATTTVGAMMIGMGIDYGIHVTNRYYEERRRGRSIEEASEEAVAETGKALLGAALTTIAGFAAIYLSSLPILHHLATALILGLSLSAVNAVVITPAIIILEEDVTKRLKGHYSVPEVRSQSGFVGKAFHNLGEAIRKRPTGFLGVVLILTLIFAYGTTLVTTEVRLEKLAPKGVPEIEAIGEITNTFGGQDELYIMVRGEDVRDPGVIRGIYRFENELKADSYYNGITETESIADEVYDRYGYLPADREKINEALEGSNLISRDYSTTYITLKGSFGGSPDEFRRIMRYFEEETERAEKTEFPPGVELSLTGDTYLNYVLDGLTSNEINRISTYGTVFVVLIVLLLFRRPKVSVAMITPMFLGALWTIGFMGLAGIPFTQTLAGVISMIVGLGVDYGMHLTHRFLEEMREGNPRAMVTSVETVGPGILAGALTTAGGFLALLSGELPPIHDFGKTLAFGIFASMFAAYLVTPALLQIFYGRKNGGEDE, from the coding sequence ATGGACCCGCTGAAAGCGACGGCGAGGATCATCGTGAGGTACAGGGTTGCCTTCGTGCTGGTGGCGATCTTCCTTCTGGTACTCTCGGGTTACGGGATCCAGAAGCTCCGCTTTGAGAGCGACATTAACAGCATGCTTCCCGAAAACCACCCGGCGATAAACGACTACAAAACCTTCCAGAACGAGTTCCAGGGTGGCGACAGCGTGCTGATAATGGTGAAGGTGGATTCCATAAGGCCGGGCGGGGTCTACGACATCCGCGATCCCGAGGTCATAAAGTCGATCTACGAACTCGAGCAGAGGCTCGAAAAGAGGGAGTACGTAACCGGCACCGTGAGCATCGCGGACCTCTACGTGAACGTCCTTGGGAGACTTCCGGACAGCGAAGAGGAGGTGAAGTTCGTTCTCGAGATGATCCCGCCGGAGGAGAGGTACTCACTGGTGAGCCGGGATTACACGAGCACGATAATGGTAGTAACGCTGAGCAGGGAGAAGAACAGTGAAACCCTAAAAAAGGTCTACGAGGGAATAGAAGAGGATATAGAAAGCGTCAGGTTCCCTCAGAACGTCGAGGTTGTCCAGACCGGAAGCATTGGCATAACGTACCGCATACTCCAGCTACTCCAGAGTGACCTCAACAGAACCATCGCGATAGCCTTCATCCTCATCGTGGCGCTCCTCGTGTACTTCTACCGCTCCCCCGTAAAGGCCGCCATCCCCCTCATCCCGCTCGTTTTCGGAGTGGTTATGACGCTCGGCTTCATGGGGCTGATGGGGATACCCCTCGACATGGCAACGACAACCGTGGGGGCCATGATGATAGGGATGGGCATAGACTACGGTATCCACGTGACCAACCGCTATTACGAGGAGAGAAGGCGCGGAAGAAGCATAGAGGAGGCCTCCGAGGAGGCGGTGGCTGAGACCGGAAAGGCCCTGCTCGGGGCGGCCCTCACGACCATAGCCGGTTTTGCCGCAATTTACCTCTCGAGCCTCCCGATACTTCACCACCTCGCAACCGCCCTGATTCTGGGCCTGAGCCTCTCCGCCGTCAACGCCGTGGTCATAACCCCGGCCATCATAATCCTCGAGGAAGACGTGACCAAACGCCTAAAGGGCCACTACAGCGTTCCGGAGGTTCGCTCGCAGTCGGGGTTCGTGGGTAAGGCCTTCCACAACCTCGGTGAGGCCATAAGGAAGAGACCGACGGGTTTCCTTGGGGTCGTTCTCATCCTGACCCTCATCTTCGCCTACGGGACAACTCTGGTGACGACGGAGGTGAGACTCGAAAAGCTCGCCCCCAAGGGGGTGCCCGAGATAGAGGCCATAGGGGAAATAACGAACACCTTCGGCGGACAGGACGAGCTTTACATAATGGTCAGGGGGGAGGACGTCAGGGACCCTGGGGTGATAAGGGGGATATACCGCTTCGAAAACGAGTTGAAGGCCGATTCTTACTACAACGGCATTACAGAAACCGAGAGCATCGCCGATGAGGTTTATGACAGGTACGGCTACCTACCCGCCGATAGGGAGAAGATAAACGAAGCCCTCGAGGGGAGCAACCTCATCTCAAGGGATTACTCAACCACTTACATCACCCTCAAGGGGAGCTTCGGTGGGTCTCCGGACGAATTCAGGAGGATCATGAGGTACTTTGAGGAGGAAACGGAGAGGGCCGAAAAGACCGAGTTTCCGCCGGGAGTTGAGCTCTCCCTTACGGGGGACACCTACCTTAACTACGTCCTCGACGGGCTCACAAGCAACGAGATAAACAGAATCTCAACTTACGGAACGGTCTTTGTGGTGCTTATAGTCCTTCTTCTATTCAGAAGGCCGAAGGTCTCGGTGGCGATGATAACCCCAATGTTCCTCGGTGCCCTCTGGACGATCGGATTTATGGGCCTCGCGGGGATTCCCTTTACTCAGACGCTGGCGGGGGTTATATCGATGATAGTGGGTCTGGGAGTTGACTACGGTATGCACCTGACCCACCGCTTCCTCGAAGAGATGAGGGAGGGCAACCCGAGGGCGATGGTTACCTCCGTGGAGACCGTGGGGCCCGGCATACTGGCGGGAGCTTTGACGACGGCCGGAGGTTTTCTTGCCCTGCTCTCGGGCGAACTGCCCCCGATACACGACTTCGGAAAGACGCTGGCCTTTGGAATATTCGCGTCAATGTTTGCCGCGTACCTCGTAACCCCAGCGTTACTGCAGATTTTTTACGGAAGGAAAAATGGAGGTGAGGATGAATGA